A region from the Methanofollis liminatans DSM 4140 genome encodes:
- a CDS encoding iron ABC transporter substrate-binding protein, which translates to MIKNIVLILGLIGVVLALALSAGCTGTDVTPAAPSGPSELTVTDGFGRTVTVPSPPESVICSGSGGLRYLVYLGGQDLVVGVDSNEKKEQVIEGRPYALAYGSQFKGLPLIGEMRGKDDPEKILGIGPEVVFKTGSTGTAYGTSAAEADTLQEKTGIPVVAFPYGSLRNDAEKAEMYGGLRVMGQVLGEQDRAEEVIAYIEATIADLEKRTGDIPEAEQKSVYVGGVSSAGAHGIISTEPAYPPFLWVHAKNVAAGMGTAHADIAKEALVDWNPDYIFIDAGTIQMESDGAIGELKTDPALQGLSAAKNGRVYGVLPYNFYNVNYETVLADAYFIGKTLYPERFEDVDPVRKADEIFAFFIGKPNFGDLNSQYSDLGFTQISV; encoded by the coding sequence ATGATTAAAAATATTGTACTTATTCTTGGATTGATAGGTGTCGTTCTGGCCCTCGCTTTAAGTGCCGGGTGCACCGGCACCGACGTAACGCCAGCCGCGCCGTCCGGACCGTCAGAACTCACCGTGACCGACGGCTTCGGCCGGACGGTCACTGTTCCCTCGCCCCCGGAGAGCGTCATCTGCTCGGGCTCAGGCGGCCTCCGCTACCTGGTCTATCTCGGCGGGCAGGACCTGGTCGTCGGCGTGGACAGCAACGAGAAGAAAGAGCAGGTGATCGAAGGCCGTCCCTATGCCCTTGCATACGGGTCGCAGTTCAAAGGCCTCCCCCTGATCGGCGAGATGAGAGGCAAGGACGATCCCGAGAAGATCCTGGGGATCGGGCCTGAGGTCGTCTTCAAGACCGGTTCGACCGGGACGGCCTACGGCACCAGCGCCGCCGAGGCCGACACCCTCCAGGAGAAGACCGGCATCCCGGTCGTCGCCTTCCCGTACGGCTCCCTGCGCAATGACGCCGAGAAGGCCGAGATGTACGGCGGTCTGCGGGTGATGGGCCAGGTCCTCGGGGAGCAGGACCGGGCCGAAGAGGTGATCGCCTACATCGAGGCGACGATCGCCGACCTCGAGAAGCGGACCGGCGACATCCCCGAAGCCGAACAGAAGAGCGTCTACGTCGGCGGCGTCTCCTCGGCCGGGGCGCATGGGATCATCTCCACCGAACCCGCCTACCCGCCCTTCCTCTGGGTGCACGCGAAGAACGTCGCCGCCGGCATGGGGACGGCGCACGCCGATATCGCCAAAGAGGCGCTCGTCGACTGGAACCCCGACTATATCTTCATCGACGCCGGCACCATCCAGATGGAGAGCGACGGCGCCATCGGCGAGTTGAAGACCGACCCGGCACTGCAGGGCCTTTCGGCAGCGAAGAACGGCAGGGTCTACGGCGTCCTCCCGTACAACTTCTATAACGTAAACTACGAGACCGTGCTCGCCGACGCCTACTTCATCGGCAAGACCCTCTATCCCGAGCGGTTCGAGGACGTCGATCCGGTCCGGAAAGCCGACGAAATATTTGCCTTCTTCATCGGGAAACCGAACTTCGGCGACCTGAACAGCCAGTACAGCGACCTCGGATTCACGCAGATTTCGGTGTGA
- a CDS encoding fasciclin domain-containing protein: MAALVVAAILICGCTGDSTTPPTTVATTEPTAEPTTEQTTEQTTAPPAEKDIVETATEAGTFTTLLTALDAANLTETMKGDGPFTVFAPTDAAFEALPAGALDGLLANTTELSRVLTYHVVAGKYMSTEIAGMSSLTSLEGSDLAITTDGGVKVDGANVTTADIECSNGVIHVIDAVMLPP, encoded by the coding sequence ATGGCTGCGCTTGTTGTCGCGGCCATCCTGATATGCGGGTGTACCGGCGATTCTACGACACCCCCGACGACGGTGGCGACCACCGAACCGACTGCCGAACCTACGACCGAACAGACCACCGAACAGACGACTGCGCCCCCGGCGGAGAAGGACATCGTCGAAACGGCGACCGAGGCCGGGACCTTTACGACCCTGCTCACCGCCCTCGATGCGGCGAACCTGACCGAAACAATGAAGGGGGACGGCCCGTTCACGGTGTTTGCGCCGACCGATGCAGCGTTTGAAGCGCTTCCCGCGGGAGCGCTCGACGGCCTTCTTGCGAACACGACCGAACTGAGCCGCGTGCTCACCTACCATGTGGTCGCAGGGAAATACATGTCCACGGAGATCGCGGGGATGAGCAGCCTCACGAGCCTCGAGGGGTCTGATCTCGCCATCACGACGGACGGAGGGGTGAAAGTGGACGGTGCGAACGTCACGACCGCCGACATCGAATGCAGCAATGGCGTCATTCACGTGATCGACGCCGTGATGCTGCCGCCGTGA
- a CDS encoding FecCD family ABC transporter permease has protein sequence MHFADGTVPADYQAYTRRKYLWILGGAALLFVLFIFSISIGAVNIPAYDVLLSLANGIVDRITAFLHPGAAATVPGKWDLIIWNIRLPQALAAIVAGVGLSVAGVAMQSILRNPLGSPFTLGISNAGAFGAAVSVIVLGTGQMHSTVADAVTLNNPYLTTIVAFIFCLLATGVILLISRVRGASPEVMVLAGVALSSLFTAGTMFLQYFASDAQLAAVVFWTFGDVGRINWPELGIMSFVVVAATIFFIANRWNYNSIDAGDEAAKGLGVNVEGVRNIGMIVAALVSAVIVSFLGVIGFVGLVCPHMVRRLIGDDQRYLIPGSCVMGGVLLLASDTVARVIVAPYILPVAVLTAFMGAPVFIYLLLRGYRR, from the coding sequence GTGCACTTTGCAGACGGGACGGTCCCCGCGGACTACCAGGCGTACACGCGGCGCAAGTACCTCTGGATCCTCGGAGGGGCAGCCCTCCTTTTTGTCCTTTTCATCTTCTCCATCTCGATCGGTGCGGTCAATATCCCCGCATACGACGTCCTGCTCTCCCTGGCGAACGGGATAGTCGACCGGATCACTGCGTTCCTCCACCCCGGCGCCGCCGCCACCGTGCCAGGCAAATGGGACCTGATCATCTGGAACATCCGCCTCCCGCAGGCGCTCGCGGCGATCGTCGCCGGCGTCGGGCTCTCGGTGGCCGGCGTCGCCATGCAGTCGATCCTCAGAAACCCGCTCGGATCGCCGTTCACCCTCGGCATCTCCAACGCCGGCGCCTTCGGGGCGGCGGTCTCGGTCATCGTCCTGGGCACCGGGCAGATGCACTCGACGGTCGCCGACGCCGTCACCCTCAACAACCCCTACCTGACGACGATCGTCGCCTTCATCTTCTGCCTCCTCGCCACCGGGGTGATCCTGCTCATCTCCCGGGTGCGGGGGGCGTCCCCTGAGGTGATGGTGCTCGCGGGCGTGGCGCTCTCCTCGCTCTTCACCGCCGGGACGATGTTCCTGCAGTACTTCGCCTCTGACGCCCAGCTCGCCGCCGTCGTCTTCTGGACCTTCGGCGACGTCGGCCGGATCAACTGGCCAGAACTCGGGATCATGTCCTTCGTCGTCGTGGCGGCGACCATCTTCTTTATTGCGAACCGCTGGAACTACAACTCCATCGACGCCGGCGACGAGGCCGCAAAAGGGCTCGGCGTCAATGTCGAGGGGGTGCGGAACATCGGGATGATCGTCGCCGCCCTCGTCTCCGCCGTGATCGTCTCGTTCCTCGGTGTGATCGGGTTTGTCGGGCTCGTCTGCCCGCACATGGTCAGACGCCTGATCGGCGACGACCAGCGCTACCTGATCCCGGGCTCCTGCGTGATGGGCGGCGTCCTCCTCCTCGCCTCCGACACCGTCGCCCGGGTGATCGTGGCGCCGTACATCCTCCCGGTCGCCGTCCTGACGGCGTTCATGGGGGCGCCGGTCTTCATCTATCTCCTCCTCAGGGGGTACCGGCGATGA
- a CDS encoding pyridoxal phosphate-dependent aminotransferase, with the protein MAAERFAERVRGIELSGIRRMFEGAGKDAINLGLGQPDFPTPAHIGEAAIRAIHEGKTGYTVNAGIPELREAIAEKLLRENALRYDPSNVIVTAGASEALHIVMQALVDQGDRVLMADPGFVSYAALAALAGGRAEGLPLDATLHIDVEAAKEQMDGARLFVLNTPANPTGMVESEESIRALVEYAADSGVTVVSDEVYEHFTYGKPHFSAARFGEDVVTINATSKTYSMTGWRLGYLAAPEETVEACLKVHQYCQACATSISQYAAVAAIAGDQAPVAAMRDEYRKRRDLICGGLRDLGFSFATPEGAFYVYLPVEENLFNTIIQKGVIIVPGSAFGTRTPGYARISYAASQADLKRALDRIAAAVEESGKN; encoded by the coding sequence ATGGCAGCAGAACGATTTGCAGAGCGGGTGCGCGGCATCGAACTCTCCGGGATCCGGCGGATGTTCGAGGGGGCCGGGAAAGATGCGATCAACCTCGGCCTCGGCCAGCCCGACTTCCCGACGCCGGCGCATATCGGCGAGGCGGCGATCCGGGCGATCCACGAGGGGAAGACCGGCTATACGGTGAACGCCGGGATACCCGAACTGCGTGAGGCGATCGCGGAGAAGTTGCTGCGCGAGAACGCCCTCAGGTACGACCCCTCCAATGTGATCGTCACGGCCGGGGCGAGCGAGGCCCTGCATATCGTGATGCAGGCGCTGGTCGACCAGGGCGACCGCGTCCTGATGGCCGATCCGGGTTTTGTCTCGTACGCCGCTCTCGCCGCCCTTGCCGGCGGGCGGGCCGAGGGCCTGCCCCTCGATGCCACCCTCCATATCGACGTGGAGGCGGCGAAGGAGCAGATGGACGGGGCGCGCCTCTTCGTGCTGAACACCCCGGCCAACCCGACCGGCATGGTGGAGAGCGAGGAGTCGATCCGGGCCCTGGTGGAGTATGCCGCAGATAGCGGCGTGACCGTCGTTTCGGACGAGGTCTACGAGCACTTCACCTATGGAAAGCCCCATTTCAGCGCCGCCCGTTTCGGCGAGGACGTGGTGACGATCAACGCCACCTCGAAGACCTACTCGATGACCGGGTGGCGCCTGGGCTATCTTGCGGCCCCTGAGGAGACCGTCGAGGCGTGCCTGAAGGTGCACCAGTACTGCCAGGCCTGCGCCACCTCGATCTCCCAGTACGCCGCCGTGGCCGCCATCGCCGGCGACCAGGCGCCGGTCGCCGCGATGCGCGACGAATACCGGAAACGGCGCGACCTCATCTGCGGGGGCCTGCGCGACCTCGGGTTCTCGTTTGCCACGCCCGAGGGTGCGTTCTACGTCTACCTGCCGGTCGAGGAGAACCTCTTCAATACCATTATTCAGAAAGGCGTCATCATCGTCCCGGGCTCGGCGTTCGGGACGCGCACGCCCGGATACGCCCGGATCAGTTATGCGGCGTCGCAGGCCGACCTGAAGCGGGCGCTGGACCGGATCGCCGCCGCCGTGGAAGAATCCGGAAAGAATTAA
- a CDS encoding ferredoxin-thioredoxin reductase catalytic domain-containing protein: MPPPSDAEIEREYLRLKKEAEAGGYHLSPDRAFVNGLVAGLLANTERYGYPSCPCRLAAGIRERDLDIVCPCDYRDPDLTEHGACYCALYVSGEIAAGNAKAGAVPERRPPGGPKKKETPAAGLGALPFPVWRCRVCGYLCARDSPPEVCPVCKAKADRFERFI, translated from the coding sequence ATGCCCCCGCCGTCGGACGCGGAGATCGAGCGGGAGTACCTCCGCCTGAAAAAGGAGGCTGAGGCCGGGGGGTATCACCTCAGCCCGGACCGGGCGTTCGTGAACGGGCTTGTCGCCGGCCTGCTCGCAAACACCGAGCGTTACGGCTACCCCTCCTGTCCCTGCCGCCTCGCCGCCGGGATCAGGGAGCGGGACCTCGATATCGTCTGCCCCTGCGACTACCGCGACCCTGATCTCACCGAGCACGGCGCCTGCTACTGCGCCCTCTATGTCTCCGGGGAGATCGCGGCCGGGAACGCGAAGGCGGGCGCGGTGCCCGAGCGGCGTCCGCCCGGCGGGCCGAAGAAGAAAGAGACGCCTGCGGCAGGGCTCGGCGCTCTCCCCTTCCCGGTCTGGCGGTGCCGGGTCTGCGGCTACCTCTGCGCCCGGGACAGCCCGCCGGAGGTTTGCCCGGTCTGCAAGGCGAAGGCCGACCGTTTCGAGCGGTTCATCTAA
- a CDS encoding MBL fold metallo-hydrolase — protein MILEKIVSEGLAHNSYLVGADGAAAVIDPRRDCGVYVEIAERHGLAITHIFETHRNEDYCIGSLELAKQTGAAILHGAAMDFAYGTPVHDGDEFAVGSLQIRVLETPGHTDESISLVLTDTGVSPDPYLVFTGDALFAGDVGRTDFFKDRLEEMAGKLHDALWQKILPLGDGVIVCPAHGAGSVCGGGIGDLPLTTIGYEKGTNLLLHLDRETFIREKSTEHHYIPPYFAMMERYNRSGVPPLAGRQVMRPLAPAEVEGAADKGALIVDIRGPAAFAGGHVPGSLNIWSGGLSSFLGYFASYDRPIVFVDEFNLALQSAEAQALRIGFDRIAGYLGGGMGAWNKSGRPIGRCGTCAVGEVDLHAEGQFILDVRDIRNRTAAGAIPGSYHVYAGEIEGGLAAIPKDRHVLVYCDAGFKGSLAASVLLRNGYGRVTNILGGMAAWKKAGLPVEWTGA, from the coding sequence ATGATCCTTGAAAAAATCGTATCCGAGGGACTCGCCCACAACTCGTACCTGGTCGGGGCCGACGGCGCCGCCGCCGTCATCGACCCGAGACGGGACTGCGGCGTGTACGTTGAGATCGCGGAACGCCACGGCCTTGCGATCACCCATATCTTCGAGACGCATAGAAACGAGGACTATTGCATCGGGTCGCTCGAACTGGCGAAACAGACCGGGGCCGCGATCCTGCACGGGGCGGCGATGGACTTCGCCTACGGGACGCCGGTCCATGACGGGGACGAGTTCGCCGTCGGGTCCCTCCAGATCAGGGTGCTGGAGACGCCCGGCCATACCGACGAGAGCATATCGCTTGTCCTGACCGATACGGGCGTCTCGCCCGACCCCTACCTGGTCTTCACCGGCGACGCCCTCTTCGCGGGCGATGTCGGCCGGACCGATTTTTTCAAGGACCGCCTCGAGGAGATGGCCGGGAAACTCCACGACGCCCTCTGGCAGAAGATCCTCCCGCTCGGCGACGGGGTGATCGTCTGCCCGGCCCATGGCGCGGGGTCGGTCTGCGGCGGGGGGATCGGCGACCTCCCCCTCACCACCATCGGCTACGAGAAAGGGACGAACCTGCTCCTGCACCTTGACCGGGAGACCTTCATCAGGGAAAAATCCACCGAGCACCATTATATCCCGCCCTATTTCGCGATGATGGAGCGCTACAACCGCTCCGGCGTCCCCCCGCTTGCGGGGAGGCAGGTGATGCGCCCCCTCGCCCCGGCGGAGGTCGAGGGCGCCGCAGACAAAGGAGCGCTCATCGTCGATATCAGGGGCCCTGCGGCTTTCGCCGGCGGGCATGTGCCCGGGAGCCTGAACATCTGGTCAGGCGGGCTTTCGTCGTTTCTCGGGTATTTCGCCTCGTACGACCGGCCGATCGTCTTCGTCGACGAGTTCAACCTCGCCCTGCAATCGGCAGAGGCCCAGGCGCTGCGGATCGGCTTCGACCGGATCGCCGGCTACCTCGGCGGCGGGATGGGAGCGTGGAACAAAAGCGGGCGCCCCATCGGGCGGTGCGGGACCTGCGCAGTGGGAGAGGTCGATCTCCACGCCGAGGGCCAGTTCATCCTGGATGTCAGGGACATCCGCAACCGGACCGCCGCCGGCGCGATCCCCGGGTCCTATCACGTGTATGCAGGAGAGATCGAAGGGGGCCTCGCCGCCATCCCGAAGGACCGGCACGTCCTGGTCTACTGCGACGCCGGGTTCAAGGGAAGTCTTGCCGCCTCGGTGCTCCTGAGAAACGGCTACGGACGGGTGACCAACATCCTCGGCGGGATGGCCGCCTGGAAAAAGGCCGGGCTCCCGGTGGAATGGACCGGGGCGTGA
- a CDS encoding PIN domain-containing protein, whose protein sequence is MSLSVEIEGRELPILANLFSGRFTVSSPLYDLALFSVEPEGAGYRIRFIAEKEDFDRGAGAYKSHATEMPAFTDYDECLLASGVTSYENLAEFVGRLGIYRELKKEVRFGIDTNLLYHRFVTVTGVIAPEETILPDIVRQEVEYALNHKYSSRFIAELQASAPAHADVIGEFENRKKKKSRKAAYLAMAEYRDLRDRALLLDTGADAAHTSRENDGLIVRALRRFEEERFSLPVLLTADTAMADLCDAEGVEYFLFRSPYHERPATTGAAAFFRLLAYLAVVFGVIDLGSVLVFSEYGGKGNDSSAFRLTFMDEDLHTEFTRDVGVCRKLLALGIVR, encoded by the coding sequence ATGAGCCTCTCCGTCGAGATCGAGGGCCGGGAACTTCCAATCCTGGCAAACCTCTTCTCCGGGCGCTTCACTGTCTCGTCTCCCCTCTATGATCTCGCCCTTTTCTCCGTCGAACCTGAGGGTGCTGGATACCGCATCAGGTTCATCGCCGAAAAAGAAGATTTCGACAGGGGGGCGGGAGCATATAAGAGCCATGCAACCGAAATGCCTGCATTTACCGATTACGACGAGTGCCTGCTCGCCAGCGGCGTGACCTCGTACGAGAACCTGGCGGAGTTTGTCGGGCGCCTCGGGATCTACCGGGAGTTGAAAAAGGAGGTCCGCTTCGGCATCGACACCAACCTCCTATACCACCGTTTCGTCACGGTCACCGGGGTGATCGCCCCGGAAGAGACGATCCTCCCTGACATCGTCAGGCAGGAGGTCGAATACGCCCTCAACCACAAATACTCCTCCCGGTTCATCGCCGAACTCCAGGCGTCCGCACCCGCCCACGCCGATGTGATCGGCGAGTTCGAGAACCGGAAGAAGAAAAAGTCCAGAAAAGCGGCCTACCTCGCGATGGCCGAATACCGGGACCTGCGGGACCGCGCCCTCCTCCTCGATACCGGCGCCGACGCCGCCCATACCTCGCGGGAGAACGACGGGCTGATCGTCCGGGCGCTCAGGAGGTTCGAGGAGGAGCGGTTCAGCCTGCCGGTCCTGCTCACCGCCGACACCGCCATGGCCGATCTCTGCGATGCCGAAGGTGTGGAGTACTTCCTCTTCCGCTCGCCCTACCATGAACGCCCTGCAACGACCGGTGCCGCCGCCTTCTTCAGGCTCCTCGCCTATCTCGCCGTGGTCTTCGGGGTGATCGATCTCGGCTCCGTCCTGGTATTCAGCGAGTACGGGGGCAAAGGGAACGATTCCTCTGCCTTCAGGCTAACCTTCATGGATGAAGACCTGCATACAGAGTTTACGAGGGACGTGGGGGTATGCAGGAAACTTCTGGCGCTGGGGATCGTGCGGTGA
- a CDS encoding HAD family hydrolase, whose amino-acid sequence MKAVLFDMDNTLWDFVAAKKAACRAVVEHAGAGDVEALYAYFRRPGVGFEDPSNVIEYLLDIGADRSCVMPCCTVYEKAKIASIRPYPGVRETLDALASADLSLAVVTDAHSSQARSRLRKAGLDDLFSCVVTPDISGQRKPDPASFLHALSTLSASPSDAMVVGDSIRREIEPGRALGMRTAYALYGDQSDGPVSLGSRPDYVLGNIRDLISIIGIS is encoded by the coding sequence GTGAAGGCCGTGCTCTTCGACATGGACAACACCCTCTGGGATTTTGTTGCGGCGAAGAAGGCGGCGTGCCGGGCGGTGGTGGAGCACGCGGGCGCCGGGGATGTAGAGGCGTTGTACGCCTATTTCAGGCGTCCGGGCGTCGGGTTCGAGGACCCGTCCAACGTGATCGAGTACCTCCTCGATATCGGCGCCGACCGCTCCTGCGTGATGCCGTGCTGCACGGTCTACGAGAAGGCGAAGATCGCCTCGATCCGCCCGTACCCGGGCGTGCGGGAGACCCTCGACGCCCTCGCCTCTGCAGACCTCTCCCTTGCGGTCGTCACCGACGCCCACTCCTCCCAGGCGCGCTCGCGGCTGCGAAAGGCCGGTCTCGACGATCTCTTCTCCTGCGTCGTCACGCCCGATATCTCGGGGCAGAGAAAGCCCGACCCGGCGTCGTTTCTCCACGCCCTTTCCACCCTCTCGGCCTCACCGTCGGATGCGATGGTGGTCGGCGACAGCATCAGGCGGGAGATCGAACCGGGCCGGGCCCTCGGCATGCGGACGGCATATGCCCTGTACGGCGACCAGAGCGACGGCCCGGTCTCCCTCGGGTCCAGGCCCGACTACGTGCTCGGGAACATCCGCGACCTGATCTCGATCATCGGGATCTCCTGA
- a CDS encoding ABC transporter ATP-binding protein — protein sequence MILSVDELTFLYRNHDVLSEIAFTIDAGEVVAILGPNGVGKTTLLKCLNRILRPKGGVVNLDGEDLSRLNLMDIARRVGYVPQRVETGRLTAFDAVLLGRRPHIGWDITERDLRIVDAVFHRLSMDNLRLSYIDEMSGGELQKVAIARALVQEPKILLLDEPTSSLDLKNQVEILSTIVQIVRQHTIAAVMTMHDLNQALRYADRFIFLKDGRVYAHGDRDIVTPAVIQDVYGVSVDVVTHKGLPLVVPVA from the coding sequence ATGATCCTCTCGGTCGACGAACTCACGTTCCTGTACCGGAACCACGACGTCCTCAGCGAGATCGCCTTCACGATCGACGCCGGCGAGGTGGTGGCGATCCTGGGGCCGAACGGTGTCGGGAAGACGACGCTCCTCAAGTGCCTCAACCGGATCCTCAGGCCGAAAGGCGGCGTCGTCAACCTCGACGGGGAAGACCTCTCCCGTTTGAACCTGATGGACATCGCCAGGCGGGTGGGCTACGTCCCTCAGCGGGTCGAAACCGGGCGGTTGACCGCCTTCGACGCCGTCCTCCTGGGTCGGCGCCCCCATATCGGCTGGGACATCACCGAGCGCGACCTCAGGATCGTCGACGCCGTCTTCCACCGCCTCTCGATGGACAACCTCCGCCTCTCGTACATCGACGAGATGAGCGGCGGCGAACTCCAGAAGGTGGCGATCGCCCGGGCGCTCGTGCAGGAGCCCAAGATCCTCCTCCTCGACGAACCGACGAGCAGCCTGGACCTCAAAAACCAGGTCGAGATCCTCTCCACCATCGTGCAGATCGTCCGCCAGCACACGATTGCGGCGGTGATGACGATGCACGACCTCAACCAGGCGCTCAGGTACGCCGACCGGTTCATCTTCTTAAAAGACGGGCGGGTCTATGCCCACGGCGACCGCGACATCGTCACCCCCGCGGTGATCCAGGATGTCTACGGCGTATCTGTCGATGTGGTGACTCACAAAGGTCTCCCGCTCGTCGTCCCGGTGGCGTGA
- a CDS encoding glutaredoxin family protein, whose protein sequence is MDPIHVAGTDKGRVMLFALSTCGWCAKTKALLNDLGVAYDYVFVDQLPREEMERVYADMMKRYNPLGSFPTVVINGRVIVGFKEEDIREALI, encoded by the coding sequence ATGGACCCGATACACGTCGCCGGAACCGATAAGGGCAGGGTCATGCTCTTCGCCCTGAGCACCTGCGGCTGGTGCGCAAAGACCAAAGCCCTCCTCAACGATCTCGGCGTGGCCTACGACTACGTCTTTGTGGACCAGCTCCCGAGGGAGGAGATGGAGCGGGTGTACGCCGATATGATGAAGCGCTACAACCCCCTGGGGTCGTTTCCCACCGTCGTGATCAACGGACGGGTGATCGTCGGCTTCAAGGAGGAGGATATCAGGGAGGCGCTTATCTGA
- the hxlB gene encoding 6-phospho-3-hexuloisomerase, with the protein MTGHEVQDMMRLMASKIASIADGISKEEVDLFLHEILCGKRIYVLGAGRSGLVAKAFAMRLMHLGLQCFVVGETVTPAMAEGDVLVVFSGSGKTKTVAELAETAKEIGGRVCLITSNKDSRIGRIADGILVIESHRDEVKDESVEFEIRQMMGEHKSFAPLGTIFETACMVLADAIVSRLMEITETDVEDLKCRHANIE; encoded by the coding sequence ATGACTGGTCATGAAGTACAGGATATGATGCGGCTGATGGCGTCGAAGATCGCCTCGATCGCCGACGGCATCTCAAAAGAGGAGGTGGATCTCTTTTTGCACGAGATCCTCTGCGGAAAGCGGATCTATGTCCTCGGGGCGGGCCGCTCGGGGCTTGTGGCGAAGGCCTTTGCGATGCGGTTGATGCACCTGGGGCTGCAGTGCTTTGTCGTCGGGGAGACCGTGACGCCGGCGATGGCAGAGGGCGATGTGCTGGTCGTCTTCTCCGGGTCGGGCAAGACGAAGACGGTGGCGGAACTCGCCGAGACCGCCAAGGAGATCGGCGGGCGCGTCTGCCTGATCACCTCGAACAAGGACTCGCGGATTGGGCGGATCGCCGACGGCATCCTCGTGATCGAGTCGCACCGGGACGAGGTCAAGGACGAATCGGTGGAGTTCGAGATCAGGCAGATGATGGGCGAGCACAAGTCGTTCGCTCCCCTGGGGACGATCTTTGAGACGGCGTGCATGGTGCTCGCCGACGCGATCGTCTCCCGCCTGATGGAGATCACCGAGACCGACGTCGAAGACCTCAAGTGCAGGCACGCCAATATCGAGTGA